One genomic window of Mus musculus strain C57BL/6J chromosome 4, GRCm38.p6 C57BL/6J includes the following:
- the Slc5a9 gene encoding sodium/glucose cotransporter 4 isoform X3, translating into MNTELVAMEPGVSRNGVRTETTTNPSLGLHTYDIVVVVIYFVFVLAVGIWSSIRASRGTVGGYFLAGRSMTWWPIGASLMSSNVGSGLFIGLAGTGAAGGLAVGGFEWNATFLLLALGWIFVPVYIAAGVVTMPQYLKKRFGGQRIQVYMSVLSLILYIFTKISTDIFSGALFIQMALGWNLYLSTVILLVVTAVYTIAGGLTAVIYTDALQTVIMVGGALVLMFLGFQEVGWYPGLQQLYRQAIPNTTVPNTTCHLPRPDAFHMLRDPVNGDIPWPGLIFGLTVLATWCWCTDQVIVQRSLAAKNLSHAKGGSVLGGYLKILPMFFIVMPGMISRALYPDEVACVDPDICQRVCGARVGCSNIAYPKLVMALMPVGCS; encoded by the exons ATGAACACGGAGCTTGTGGCAATGGAACCAGGAGTGTCAAGGAATGGAGTCAGAACTGAGACAACAACGAACCCAAGCCTGGGGCTACATACCTATGACATCGTGGTGGTGGTCATctattttgtctttgttcttgcTGTGGGAATTTGG TCATCCATCCGTGCAAGTCGAGGGACCGTTGGTGGCTATTTCCTGGCTGGGAGATCCATGACCTGGTGGCCA ATTGGAGCATCTCTAATGTCCAGCAATGTGGGCAGTGGCTTATTTATCGGCCTGGCTGGAACAGGGGCTGCTGGAGGCCTTGCTGTTGGTGGCTTTGAGTGGAAC GCAACCTTCCTGCTTCTAGCCCTGGGCTGGATCTTTGTCCCTGTGTACATAGCAGCTGGTGTGGTCACCATGCCACAGTACCTGAAGAAACGATTTGGGGGACAGAGGATCCAGGTGTACATGTCagttctttctctcattctctacATCTTCACCAAGATATCG ACTGATATCTTCTCTGGAGCCCTCTTCATCCAGATGGCCTTGGGCTGGAATCTCTATCTCTCCACAGTCATCTTGCTGGTGGTGACAGCTGTCTACACCATTGCAG GGGGCCTCACAGCTGTGATCTACACAGATGCTCTACAGACTGTGATCATGGTTGGGGGAGCTCTGGTCCTCATGTTTCTGG GCTTTCAGGAGGTTGGCTGGTACCCAGGCCTGCAGCAGCTCTATAGACAGGCCATCCCCAATACCACAGTTCCCAATACCACCTGTCACCTCCCACGGCCTGATGCCTTCCACATGCTTCGAGATCCTGTGAATGGAGACATCCCCTGGCCAGGTCTCATTTTTGGCCTCACAGTCTTGGCCACCTGGTGTTGGTGCACAGACCAG GTGATTGTGCAGAGGTCTCTCGCGGCCAAGAATCTTTCACATGCCAAGGGAGGCTCCGTGCTAGGGGGCTACCTAAAGATCCTCCCAATGTTCTTCATTGTCATGCCTGGCATGATCAGCAGGGCCCTGTACCCAG ATGAAGTTGCCTGTGTGGACCCTGACATCTGTCAAAGAGTGTGTGGGGCCAGAGTTGGATGCTCCAATATTGCCTACCCCAAGCTGGTTATGGCTCTCATGCCTGTGG